The following coding sequences lie in one Palaemon carinicauda isolate YSFRI2023 chromosome 7, ASM3689809v2, whole genome shotgun sequence genomic window:
- the LOC137644096 gene encoding zinc finger protein 862-like, whose amino-acid sequence MNYESGESPPSRPTKKVRRVSNRKALTKRPFYRQKWREGWTSNPLFSGWLSKSPRSTSSKHRAFCATCNMDFQCGKSDIMRHATSQRHKDLSMQVDNKSLSSILLVNDPLDKSAQKIERKLCAFLAEHYLPISLCEPIMLLLRDLFPNEDALKRICLGEQRASDIIHQVFGKPLLQDLCKVLKERMFSVIIDETTDRSTTKQMSIIVQYWEGNKMHNSFLDLVEIHDSSASGLVTALIQSLETKEIPLENVLAFSSDTTNVMMGEKHSEATIIRELLPNVILVECPSHLIHLCASYACLKLPKSLEDLCRNIHIHFSLSSKRQDPLNEFQNFVGAAPHKTLALGQTRWLSLKNCVKRLLEQWEALGSYFTDVAFTDPTDSNDAILESLNDKFTFAYLEFLSYNLSRLNNFNSQFQSEVPNFYCIRKEVRNLIRSICSDFMSIPYVKKCDLHALDPKHPLFSSNIVSAENIYLGVMAMETMRELKQKSSAHDIKIFYESCLNFLIESVKQIQNRFSLSEPIHAIVQCLNPVNAANLEPKSLAFVFDAIPQLYEYADRSKTDLEWRSHCFIEELNDQVPCSQYWDIVFNKKNALNLPCFPNLRVVISVLLSLPFSNASLERFNASMERFFSNFNTTKTPKRTQLKNETVCGLMHMVYHLRNKGLTTDGLRIDDCISL is encoded by the coding sequence ATGAATTACGAGTCTGGTGAATCTCCCCCATCAAGACCAACCAAGAAAGTGAGAAGAGTCTCAAATAGGAAGGCATTGACAAAAAGGCCGTTCTATAGACAAAAATGGAGAGAGGGCTGGACGTCAAACCCCTTGTTCTCTGGATGGTTGTCAAAATCCCCAAGATCAACATCTTCAAAACATCGTGCGTTTTGTGCAACATGCAACATGGACTTCCAGTGTGGCAAATCTGACATTATGAGGCATGCTACCAGTCAGAGGCATAAAGATCTATCAATGCAGGTTGATAATAAATCACTTTCAAGCATTTTGTTAGTTAATGATCCATTGGACAAGTCTGCTCAGAAAATAGAACGCAAACTTTGTGCTTTCCTGGCAGAGCACTACTTGCCAATATCTCTGTGTGAGCCCATCATGTTGTTATTACGAGACTTATTTCCGAATGAAGATGCCTTGAAAAGAATCTGCCTAGGAGAGCAGAGAGCATCAGATATTATTCATCAGGTATTTGGTAAGCCCTTGTTACAGGATTTGTGTAAAGTTTTGAAGGAGAGAATGTTTTCAGTCATAATAGATGAAACTACTGATAGAAGTACCACTAAGCAAATGAGCATTATTGTGCAGTATTGGGAGGGTAATAAAATGCATAATTCTTTCCTAGATCTTGTGGAGATTCATGACAGTTCTGCTAGTGGTTTGGTCACAGCTTTAATACAGTCGCTGGAAACCAAGGAGATTCCTTTAGAGAATGTTTTAGCATTCAGTTCAGACACAACAAATGTCATGATGGGGGAGAAACATTCTGAAGCGACCATTATAAGAGAATTGTTGCCGAATGTTATATTAGTTGAGTGTCCGTCCCATCTTATTCACCTGTGTGCATCGTATGCTTGCCTAAAACTACCTAAATCCCTTGAGGATCTTTGtcgcaatatacatatacatttcagtTTAAGTTCAAAGCGACAAGATCCTCTAAACGAATTTCAGAATTTTGTAGGTGCAGCTCCTCACAAAACTTTAGCTCTAGGGCAGACCAGGTGGCTTTCCTTGAAAAACTGCGTCAAACGGTTACTGGAACAATGGGAGGCTCTCGGATCATATTTCACTGATGTTGCGTTTACAGATCCAACGGACAGTAACGATGCCATTCTGGAATCTCTCAATGATAAGTTTACCTTTGCCTATCTAGAATTTTTGTCGTATAACTTAAGTCGCCTCAATAATTTCAATTCTCAATTTCAATCAGAGGTTCCAAATTTTTATTGTATTAGAAAAGAAGTTAGAAATTTAATAAGGAGCATATGCTCAGATTTTATGAGCATTCCATATGTTAAAAAGTGTGATCTGCATGCACTGGATCCAAAGCATCCATTATTTTCGTCTAATATTGTGTCAGCTGAAAACATATATTTAGGAGTGATGGCTATGGAGACAATGAGAGAGTTGAAACAAAAAAGCAGTGcccatgatataaaaatattttatgaaagttgtTTGAACTTTCTTATTGAATCTGTAAAGCAGATTCAAAATAGATTCTCCCTTAGTGAGCCGATTCACGCAATAGTTCAGTGTTTGAATCCAGTGAATGCTGCTAATCTTGAGCCTAAATCACTGGCATTTGTCTTTGATGCTATACCACAGCTGTATGAATATGCAGATAGAAGCAAGACAGATTTAGAGTGGAGATCCCATTGTTTCATTGAGGAGTTGAATGATCAGGTTCCATGTTCACAGTATTGGGATATTGTATTTAACAAGAAAAATGCTTTAAACCTTCCATGCTTTCCAAATTTAAGGGTTGTTATCTCTGTTTTGTTATCTTTGCCATTTTCTAATGCTAGTTTGGAGAGATTTAATGCTAGTATGGAGAgattttttagtaattttaatacgACAAAAACCCCAAAGAGGACTCAGTTGAAAAATGAAACAGTTTGTGGTTTAATGCACATGGTTTACCATCTAAGAAATAAAGGTCTAACTACAGATGGTCTCAGGATTGATGACTGCATATCCCTTTAA